Proteins from one Camelina sativa cultivar DH55 chromosome 8, Cs, whole genome shotgun sequence genomic window:
- the LOC104705730 gene encoding high affinity nitrate transporter 2.7-like isoform X2 produces the protein MEPSQPSLSHTTVPVDSDGRATVFRPFSLSSPHSRAFHLAWLSLFSCFFSTFSIPPLVPVISSDLNLSESTVSAAGIASFVGSIFSRLAMGPLCDLIGPRTSSAILSFLTAPAILSAAFISSPTSFILLRFFVGFSLANFVANQYWMSSMFSGNVIGLANGVSAGWANVGAGISQLLMPLIYSTVAEFFPRAFAWRVSFVFPAVFQVTTAVLVLLYGQDTPSGNRETSKQNKIRTPEGDKGEGEHSNFVEILIGGLGNYRAWVLALLYGYSYGVELTTDNVIAGYFYERFGVNLEAAGTIAASFGISNIASRPAGGMISDALGKRFGMRGRLWGLWVVQSVAGLLCVLLGRVNSLWGSIAVMWVFSVFVQAASGLVFGVVPFVSSRSLGMVAGITGSGGTVGAVVTQYLLFSGDGVRKQRSISLMGLMMFVFSLSVTSIYFPRWGGMCCGPSSSSSGSEDVSRRLLDDDEEEDGKVRSGILRPVC, from the exons ATGGAGCCATCTCAACCGTCGCTTTCACATACAACTGTCCCGGTGGATTCCGACGGCCGAGCCACCGTGTTCCGgccattctctctctcctcaccTCACTCACGAGCCTTTCACCTAGCATGGCTCTCACTCTTCTCCTGCTTCTTCTCCACTTTCTCAATCCCTCCTCTCGTCCCCGTCATCTCCTCCGACCTCAACCTCTCTGAATCCACCGTATCCGCCGCCGGGATCGCCTCCTTCGTTGGCTCTATCTTCTCTCGTCTCGCTATGGGACCACTCTGTGATCTCATCGGACCAAGAACTTCCTCGGCTATCCTCTCTTTCCTCACCGCTCCAGCAATTCTCTCCGCCGCCTTCATATCCTCTCCGACGTCGTTCATCCTCCTTCGTTTCTTCGTCGGCTTCTCCCTCGCTAATTTCGTAGCCAATCAGTACTGGATGTCATCCATGTTCTCCGGTAACGTCATTGGCCTCGCTAACGGCGTCTCAGCAGGTTGGGCTAACGTCGGCGCCGGTATCTCTCAGCTCCTTATGCCTCTCATCTACTCCACCGTCGCCGAGTTCTTTCCACGCGCCTTTGCTTGGCGCGTGTCTTTCGTGTTTCCCGCCGTTTTTCAGGTTACAACCGCCGTACTCGTTCTTCTCTACGGCCAAGATACTCCCAGCGGCAACAGAGAAACAtcgaaacagaacaaaatcagAACTCCGGAAGGAGAtaaaggagaaggagaacaTTCCAATTTCGTTGAGATTCTTATCGGCGGACTTGGGAATTACAGAGCGTGGGTCTTAGCTCTGCTCTACGGATACTCGTACGGCGTCGAGCTCACGACGGATAACGTGATCGCCGGATATTTTTACGAGCGATTCGGGGTGAATCTGGAGGCGGCGGGGACGATCGCGGCGAGTTTCGGGATATCGAACATAGCGTCGCGACCGGCGGGAGGAATGATATCGGACGCGCTGGGGAAGAGATTCGGGATGAGAGGGAGGCTCTGGGGACTCTGGGTGGTGCAATCGGTGGCTGG GTTGTTGTGTGTGTTACTCGGACGAGTTAACTCGCTCTGGGGATCCATCGCCGTCATGTGggtcttctctgtttttgttcaaGCTGCTTCTGGCCTTGTCTTTGGCGTCGTCCCTTTCGTCTCCTCCAG ATCTTTAGGAATGGTGGCGGGGATTACGGGAAGTGGCGGCACTGTGGGTGCGGTGGTGACGCAGTATCTGTTGTTTTCAGGCGATGGTGTTAGGAAACAGAGAAGTATTTCACTTATGGGTTTGATGATGTTTGTGTTTTCACTTTCTGTTACATCTATTTACTTTCCACGTTGGGGTGGAATGTGTTGTGGcccttcgtcgtcgtcttctggAAGTGAAGATGTTTCCCGGCGACTTCTGGACgacgatgaagaggaagatggtaAAGTGAGAAGTGGTATACTTCGTCCCGTTTGTTGA
- the LOC104705730 gene encoding high affinity nitrate transporter 2.7-like isoform X1, translating to MEPSQPSLSHTTVPVDSDGRATVFRPFSLSSPHSRAFHLAWLSLFSCFFSTFSIPPLVPVISSDLNLSESTVSAAGIASFVGSIFSRLAMGPLCDLIGPRTSSAILSFLTAPAILSAAFISSPTSFILLRFFVGFSLANFVANQYWMSSMFSGNVIGLANGVSAGWANVGAGISQLLMPLIYSTVAEFFPRAFAWRVSFVFPAVFQVTTAVLVLLYGQDTPSGNRETSKQNKIRTPEGDKGEGEHSNFVEILIGGLGNYRAWVLALLYGYSYGVELTTDNVIAGYFYERFGVNLEAAGTIAASFGISNIASRPAGGMISDALGKRFGMRGRLWGLWVVQSVAGLLCVLLGRVNSLWGSIAVMWVFSVFVQAASGLVFGVVPFVSSRSLGMVAGITGSGGTVGAVVTQYLLFSGDGVRKQRSISLMGLMMFVFSLSVTSIYFPRWGGMCCGPSSSSSGSEDVSRRLLDDDEEEDGKVRSGRLRPVC from the exons ATGGAGCCATCTCAACCGTCGCTTTCACATACAACTGTCCCGGTGGATTCCGACGGCCGAGCCACCGTGTTCCGgccattctctctctcctcaccTCACTCACGAGCCTTTCACCTAGCATGGCTCTCACTCTTCTCCTGCTTCTTCTCCACTTTCTCAATCCCTCCTCTCGTCCCCGTCATCTCCTCCGACCTCAACCTCTCTGAATCCACCGTATCCGCCGCCGGGATCGCCTCCTTCGTTGGCTCTATCTTCTCTCGTCTCGCTATGGGACCACTCTGTGATCTCATCGGACCAAGAACTTCCTCGGCTATCCTCTCTTTCCTCACCGCTCCAGCAATTCTCTCCGCCGCCTTCATATCCTCTCCGACGTCGTTCATCCTCCTTCGTTTCTTCGTCGGCTTCTCCCTCGCTAATTTCGTAGCCAATCAGTACTGGATGTCATCCATGTTCTCCGGTAACGTCATTGGCCTCGCTAACGGCGTCTCAGCAGGTTGGGCTAACGTCGGCGCCGGTATCTCTCAGCTCCTTATGCCTCTCATCTACTCCACCGTCGCCGAGTTCTTTCCACGCGCCTTTGCTTGGCGCGTGTCTTTCGTGTTTCCCGCCGTTTTTCAGGTTACAACCGCCGTACTCGTTCTTCTCTACGGCCAAGATACTCCCAGCGGCAACAGAGAAACAtcgaaacagaacaaaatcagAACTCCGGAAGGAGAtaaaggagaaggagaacaTTCCAATTTCGTTGAGATTCTTATCGGCGGACTTGGGAATTACAGAGCGTGGGTCTTAGCTCTGCTCTACGGATACTCGTACGGCGTCGAGCTCACGACGGATAACGTGATCGCCGGATATTTTTACGAGCGATTCGGGGTGAATCTGGAGGCGGCGGGGACGATCGCGGCGAGTTTCGGGATATCGAACATAGCGTCGCGACCGGCGGGAGGAATGATATCGGACGCGCTGGGGAAGAGATTCGGGATGAGAGGGAGGCTCTGGGGACTCTGGGTGGTGCAATCGGTGGCTGGGTTGTTGTGTGTGTTACTCGGACGAGTTAACTCGCTCTGGGGATCCATCGCCGTCATGTGggtcttctctgtttttgttcaaGCTGCTTCTGGCCTTGTCTTTGGCGTCGTCCCTTTCGTCTCCTCCAG ATCTTTAGGAATGGTGGCGGGGATTACGGGAAGTGGCGGCACTGTGGGTGCGGTGGTGACGCAGTATCTGTTGTTTTCAGGCGATGGTGTTAGGAAACAGAGAAGTATTTCACTTATGGGTTTGATGATGTTTGTGTTTTCACTTTCTGTTACATCTATTTACTTTCCACGTTGGGGTGGAATGTGTTGTGGcccttcgtcgtcgtcttctggAAGTGAAGATGTTTCCCGGCGACTTCTGGACgacgatgaagaggaagatggtaAAGTGAGAAGTGGTAGACTTCGTCCCGTTTGTTGA
- the LOC109125836 gene encoding polyribonucleotide nucleotidyltransferase 2, mitochondrial-like, producing the protein MPSIVTPPQKSKLAVPAVVIRTAVECDEAEKSSPVDKNNKPKRAATPKPDRKPKSTASKLTASQKEKEALELCAPEEIIAECGETLKQDRKLKPASPKNNSTASIVSDSNLVSSSKAKKSTRKEDQYENKAEESATVSTRELKIGTEMMAKVQQVRPLGLVLDLGGGIRGMYKFEDNEETEFEEGDTLQVKCTSFTTKGIPEMVLVDEEED; encoded by the exons ATGCCCAGTATCGTTACGCCACCTCAGAAATCTAAGTTAGCAGTTCCTGCAGTTGTCATCCGTACTGCTGTAGAGTGTGATGAGGCAGAGAAATCTTCCCCTGTGGACAAGAACAACAAACCTAAACGCGCCGCAACACCGAAACCAGACCGGAAACCCAAATCCACTGCCTCTAAACTGACTGCGtcacaaaaggaaaaagaggCACTTGAACTTTGTGCTCCAGAAGAAATTATAGCTGAATGTGGTGAGACTCTGAAGCAAGACAGGAAACTAAAACCCGCTTCTCCGAAAAACAATAGCACAGCTTCAATAGTTTCTGATTCTAATCTAGTATCATCTTCAAAAGCTAAGAAATCAACTAGGAAGGAGGATCAATATGAGAACAAGGCGGAAGAGAGTGCAACGGTTAGTACCCGAGAACTGAAAATAGGAACAGAGATGATGGCCAAGGTGCAACAGGTTCGACCCCTTGGATTGGTTCTTGATTTAGGTGGTGGAATCCGCGGTATGTACAAATTCGAG GAtaatgaagaaacagagtttgaagAGGGAGACACATTGCAAGTAAAATGTACAAGTTTTACAACAAAAGGAATCCCTGAGATGGTTTTGgttgatgaagaggaagactAG